Proteins encoded together in one Drosophila albomicans strain 15112-1751.03 chromosome 2R, ASM965048v2, whole genome shotgun sequence window:
- the LOC117574015 gene encoding carotenoid isomerooxygenase, with protein sequence MSARVFKSFMRDFFAVKYDERRDNPEATRLDGNGRYYPNCSSDVWLRSCEREIVDPIEGHHSGHIPSWLNGSLLRNGPGSWKVGDMTFGHLFDCSALLHRFAIKGGRVTYQNRFVDTQTLQKNRAAQRIVITEFGTAAVPDPCHSIFDKFSAMFRADSGTDNSMISIYPFGDQYYTFTETPFMHRINPCTLATEGRICTTDYVGVINHTSHPHVLPSGTVYNLGTSMTKSGPAYTIICFPHGQQMFEDAHIVATLPCRWKLHPGYMHTFGLTEHYFVIVEQPLSVSLTEYVKAQLSNQNLSACLKWYEDKPTLFHLIERTTGKLLQSYESEAFFYLHIINTYEQDGHVVVDICSYKNPEMINCMYLDAIANMQTNPDYAKLFRGRPLRFVLPLGAAPSKRRLVKSMSLVGLAGVATNSPATRMRHSASQYADISYMATNSKQEQQQEEQQTGINLVSLAGSQAEAFQTQSGGIFLRPEMLCGWGCETPRIYYERHMGKSYRYFYAISSDVDAHNPGTLIKVDVQEKTCKTWCEPNVYPSEPIFVPSPEPQSEDDGVILASMVVGGLNDRYVGLIVLCAKTMTELGRCDFHTNGPVPKCLHGWFAANTV encoded by the exons ATGTCCGCTCGTGTGTTCAAAAGTTTTATGCGCGACTTCTTTGCG GTCAAGTACGATGAGCGTCGTGACAATCCGGAAGCCACGCGCTTGGATGGCAACGGTCGCTACTATCCCAACTGCTCCTCGGATGTCTGGCTGCGTTCCTGCGAGCGCGAGATTGTCGATCCCATTGAGGGTCATCATAGTGGCCACATTCCCAGCTGGCTGAATGGCAGCCTCTTGCGGAATGGTCCCGGCAGCTGGAAAGTGGGCGACATGACTTTCGGACACCTCTTTGACTGCTCGGCGCTGCTGCATCGCTTTGCTATTAAAGGCGGTCGCGTTACTTATCAGAATCGCTTTGTGGACACGCAAACGTTGCAGAAGAATCGCGCTGCGCAACGAATTGTGATCACAGAGTTTGGCACGGCGGCAGTTCCCGATCCTTGTCATAGTATTTTTGACAAGTTTAGCGCCATGTTTCGAGCGGATAGTGGAACGGATAACTCGATGATATCCATTTATCCCTTTGGCGATCAGTATTATACTTTTACGGAGACACCTTTTATGCATCg CATTAATCCCTGCACCTTGGCCACTGAGGGACGCATCTGCACCACGGACTATGTGGGCGTCATCAATCACACATCGCATCCGCATGTGCTGCCCAGCGGCACAGTCTACAATCTGGGCACCAGCATGACCAAGTCTGGCCCAGCTTACACAATCATTTGCTTTCCTCATGGCCAGCAAATGTTTGAGGATGCGCACATTGTGGCCACGTTGCCTTGTCGCTGGAAATTGCATCCTGGATATATGCACACTTTTGGCTTAACAGAGCACTACTTTGTGATTGTGGAGCAGCCGCTTTCGGTTTCACTGACAGAATATGTCAAGGCGCAGCTATCGAATCAGAATCTCTCTGCCTGCCTTAAATGGTATGAGGATAAGCCAACGTTGTTCCATTTGATTGAAAGGACGACAGGAAAATTGCTGCAAAGCTACGAATCGGAGGCATTTTTCTATCTGCACATTATTAATACTTATGAACAGGATGGTCATGTGGTGGTCGACATTTGCAGCTATAAGAATCCTGAGATGATCAACTGCATGTATTTGGATGCGATTGCCAACATGCAAACGAATCCCGATTATGCAAAACTCTTTCGTGGTCGTCCGCTGCGCTTTGTGCTGCCTTTGGGAGCTGCTCCCAGCAAGCGGCGATTGGTGAAATCGATGTCGTTGGTGGGTTTAGCTGGTGTTGCCACAAACTCGCCTGCCACACGCATGCGACACTCTGCCTCACAGTATGCAGACATTAGCTACATGGCCACCAATAGcaagcaagagcagcagcaagaagaaCAGCAAACTGGCATCAATTTGGTCAGCTTAGCAGGCAGCCAAGCGGAAGCATTTCAGACACAAAGTGGAGGCATCTTTTTGCGTCCGGAGATGCTTTGCGGTTGGGGCTGCGAGACGCCGCGCATTTATTACGAGCGTCACATGGGCAAAAGCTATCGCTACTTTTACGCCATCAGCTCCGACGTCGATGCACACAATCCAGGCACA CTCATCAAGGTTGATGTTCAGGAGAAGACCTGCAAGACTTGGTGCGAACCCAATGTCTATCCCAGTGAGCCAATTTTTGTGCCTTCCCCGGAGCCGCAGAGCGAGGACGATGGCGTCATCTTGGCCTCGATGGTGGTGGGTGGACTCAACGATCGCTATGTGGGTCTGATTGTGCTCTGTGCCAAGACCATGACGGAGCTGGGACGCTGCGATTTTCACACCAATGGCCCGGTGCCGAAGTGTTTGCATGGCTGGTTTGCAGCCAACACAGTTTAG